The DNA region TAAATGTCGCTTTGTTCCGACGAGTCACCGTGAAACCGCTCTGGCGCCATGTAGCGAAGGGTGCCGATCAGATCACCTGGCTGAGTCAGGCTGTCGTCGGAGGTGCGCGCCAGGCCGAAGTCGGCGATCCAGATGATGCCCTGCAAATCCAGCAGCAGATTCGCCGGCTTGATGTCGCGGTGCAGAACGCCCCGCGCGTGAGCGTAGGCCATCGCGTCGGCCGCCTGACTTCCAAGCTGTGCGACGTTGCGAAAGTACTGCACTCCGTGCCCGGTCGGATCCGTCAGACTGCTGCCGGTCCGGCTGTCGTCCGCGGAACCGGTACACGCCGGCAAGTGGAATTCGCTGGCAGTCGCCTCTTCGCCGACAGATATCGGCGGCGGAACACCCGGCCCGGAGGATCGGTTGCTGTTTGCGTCGGCGTCGGACGCGACCGAATCAAATGCGGCCGCGACCGACCGGGTCAGCGAATCAGTGGCCGGTCGAAATAACTGCGGTTCGCGAATGCGACGGAGTTCTTCCAGGACCATGTCCAGCGGCCGGCCTTCGATGAACTGCATGGCATAGAACAGAATGCCATTGTGTTCTCCGACGCCGAAGACCGGCACGATGTTCGAATGGTGCAGCATGGCGGCCGTTCGTGATTCGCGCAGAAAACGCTGCCGCCGCTGACTGTCGAGCGCCGCCATGCCGACCAGAACTTTGAGTGCGACTGTCCGTCCGAGCGATTCCTGAATGGCTTCGTAGACGACACCCATCCCGCCGCGACCGATTTCGCGCTCGATTCGAAAGTCGCCCAGCCGCCGGAGTTCACTGCCATCGGGCATCAGCATGGCACCGCCCTCGACGGCCGGCTGTGACAGTTCCGCCTGTTCCAGTCGCGCCACCGCCGGAAACAGTTCGCGGATGTCGTCTTCCAGTTCCGGATGGCGCTGCACGAATTCCGACAGTGACGGATACTCGCCGCGACGTCGGCGTTCAAGGAACTCGTCCATCAGCCGGCCGAGTTCGTCTTCATGGCTGGAACTCATCGAAAACCACCTGTCTCAGCTCTGGTTCAATGCGTCGCTGCGACCGGCTGCTCCGTCGTCGCGGATGCCGCAACCGGGCCAGCCGCCGGGCTTGTCCAGCAGTTCCTTCAGTCGTCTGATCGCCCGCACGTATCGCTTGTAGGCGGCCTGTTTGGCGATTTGCAGGACCTGAGCCGTCTCCGCGTTGTCCAGTTGTTCGAAGTGGCGCAGGGCCAGTATTTCACGATCGTTTTCGTCCATCCGGTTCAGCGCGTCCAGAACCTGCTGCCGCATTTCGACGCGATTCAGCACGCTGCTTGGAGACGTCAGCCGGCCGACCAGTTTTTCGGCCAGCACCACGGACGACGCTTCCGGGCCGGCTCCTGCAAAGATGGAAACTTCGCGCCCGGCGTCCCGGGCCCGGACTCCCAGATGGTGCCGGTGCAGTTGCGCCAGTCGCTGAGTCGTCAGGAATCGCAGCCAGACGAACGCACTCACGTCGGGGCGAGACCGGTACTCGTCAAACCGTCGCGTCGCATC from Planctomycetaceae bacterium includes:
- a CDS encoding sigma-70 family RNA polymerase sigma factor, which produces MKKDTTLTHIAAAGIDMTGSQPPEQDPDLGVLFAEHRDRLRRMVQLRMDRRLQGRVDPSDVIQDAYMDATRRFDEYRSRPDVSAFVWLRFLTTQRLAQLHRHHLGVRARDAGREVSIFAGAGPEASSVVLAEKLVGRLTSPSSVLNRVEMRQQVLDALNRMDENDREILALRHFEQLDNAETAQVLQIAKQAAYKRYVRAIRRLKELLDKPGGWPGCGIRDDGAAGRSDALNQS